The DNA window CCCACATTTCACTGAGGCTAAAATTGGACCTGCATATCAGAGAAAGTCAGAAGTTCCTCATTGATTCGGGTTATAGTCCTAAGGGGCCAAATTAGATTGCCACGTCAATCTGACATTCTAGATAGACATCAATATTCTGAAAACTGGATCAATCACTCAATCATTCACTTATCTGCTTCTGTGAGCAGGTGGTGTTGACTGGTCAACACAGGATCAACTCTATGGCACCACCCAGCCTAGAATGCTTAAAGGAATGTGTTAAATATGATTCAGGAAAGTTTGATAAACCCAAGATTTTAACACTCGAGTTGATTAGCAGATGTGTCTTGGGATCCATCAGAACCAATTCAGCACATGCCCTACACAAAGGAAGATCAGCCAATACTGGTCATTGGCCAGAATCAGTATGATAGCAGTATTCAAAACCTTGGTTAATCCATCCATTTTTGAGACTACCTGGTTAGCCAACAAGGTGCCGAAAACAAGTAGTTCAACAAGATTATGTCTCAGAACAGCTAAGAGTGCTCCATTCTCCTTCCTTGCAAATTTGAAGCCAGTGTCCAGGCTTCAACAGGTTCCACTCTATGTATCAAAAGAAAATGCACAACCAGTAATGTCATTACCATTAATCTGATGATATGCAACACCAGACACCAGTAGTGTAGAACCTGGCCAGAACCAGCAACTCTTTTATCACTTTCGAATCCTAATAGGACAGAATATTAAAGGAGCAAACAGAGTAGTCATAGCCCTTCTTTGTATTCTCATGGTCTGGTTCTTCTCCTTGTGTCTCTGGAGGTTCTAAATCTTACATTCCAAAATAGGATCATGATAGAATAGGGTTTTAAGCTCTATATCACTCCACATAAGCATTGTAATGGATCTTCATATTCATTGCCAAGGTAAACCATGGCACTCTATTTGGCAAGGACTACATTGAAATGATTCAACAAAGAGATGTCACACTGTCAACAATGATTCCTAGCGAAAGGGAGAAATTATGAATTCTATGTTCTAGGGCCCCAGTTTTCCATAATTATGCTAGAGAGTCCAGTTGTTAGTTCAGTGACAATCCCTACTTTGGGAATTGGGATCCTAGCCAGAGGAGGAAAGCAACATcaggttagtttctatttcttgtctTCTTACCTCTGTTATGATGAGCATGGGAATCGAGTCTGTATATATCCCATGTTGGGACATGTAACAGCTTTTTAATCAAAGAATGGAACAGAGTTGAGTTGCAGATATGCTGCTATTAGTATATTTTTGCTACTGCAGGCCACTGTCAGCATATTTCCTGGGTCATTTCTTACAGGAGTGGATTTTTCAGTTCTTAAACTTCGGTTTCTCCTTTTAAGTTTAGCTGAGATCAATCAAACAGGTTATATAGACTTGAACAGTCCAAACTCAATGGTTTAGAGAAAttctttcagattttgatagaTATACTTAGCCTCAGCATTAAATTGAATTTCAGGAACAGAAATTTGACTCTGAATGTAAGCCCCATAAAATACACCCAAGTTTGTCTGATtgaatggaaaatttgatgACAAACCAAATTTCcaaagttttgttttttccccccGAAAGCAAGAATCAAAGTACAGCCCCAGACAGCAATGTTGTGTTATGTTTTGGGATCTTGAATAGGTTTGAACTTATTTGATAGACCATCTGTTAGGTCTGTATTGTATTGTCTAAAAACAGGAAGgggcaaaaaaaaacaaaatatctaACAGAATGAAGCCATACACTGCTTATCATTTGCCCAGACAAATATAGTACAGATATACAAACTCAGGATGGAAAACTTGCAACCGCCGCAGAAAAACACCCGCACATCCTTAGAATTATTAAATATAATGTGTGCAGTCGTAGTATATGAAACACCCTGAAACTTGAATCAATGATATCAATATGCCTCAATTTTCAACCTCAGAAAACTTCCATCCAAGCCATCAAAAAGGAGCAAACATCTGCAAAAGAAGCACGAGAGAAGATGTCAAACAATGTTGCATTTGCAATGCCGAACAAAATTAAGTATGACTCTTACCACTGTTTGGAGCATCATGTAGACCTGGTTAGTCCCAACAAGCTAGCCGCAACATGATTGTTCCAAAGCTGGCAGTAAATGGTACGTTAGGCCCTTTCCCCAATCAAACTTCATCTTGTAGAGACACTCCATTTAAACTCATTTGTTCACTCAACCAGTTTAATTATGCACTAGGATGTTGACGGTTATAAAACTCAGTGAAGTCTAACCGGAATAATAGGAACTTCAAATCAACATGTTGCTGCAGAGGTAATTGGGCAATGAATCCTTCAAGTAGTGATTTGTACTCTTTTGCAATTGTGTCCAAGTCCTCTTGCATGTTTCGAAGAAATTCTCCAGCACGCTGTGTCAAGGCCTTCCTGCCCCCACCAGCCCATGTTCCATAGCCTGAGGATTCATTATTCGATTTCGATCTTGATCGGCTCCTCGACTGAGAGGACACAGAAGAGTCCACCGTTCTGCAAATCAGGGCAGTTGAATGAGATCCAAACTGCAGAATTCCAGCGAGTTGGAATAATGTCTttatccacacacacacacagtttAGATAACAAGACTGACAGTTACCTTGCTTGCAACTCATGGATACCTTCATATAACCGATCAGCATGACTACGGAACCGCAAAATGATATCAAATAACACAAACAGAGTCTTATAGAGGGCTTCGGAGCGATCTCCAAGAAGAGACTTTTCCACAATGGAATGGAGATATTTCTCATGTGCTGCAAGCAGGTCATCTAGATCTTTTGCAGCTTCCATTTCATTTGCAAAATTGGACCATGACACTTCTAAGACCTCAAACATAATATAATATTGCAGATTCGAGACAAAATGGTTCATCTCATCCCAAAGAACTTGGCACCGCCGCAATGTTGATGTGAACAGCAGTTTAATAGAACTTTCCTGCTTCAAGAAAAAGTGAGAAGAAACACAATTCGGCTTCATCGTCTTCCAAGCGCCAATCAGGGCATGCTCAACACGTCTAAGCTtccaaagaaaattaaaaattctaaGATACCGTGCCATGACAGATTCAGTAAATACGGTATTCAGGGGAACTCTAGCATTGTACTCCAATGAGAATACATCCCAACCCCTGTCTCCAGTACCATGTGGCATCATCTTGACCCTTAACCTGTCCAATATGTCATGATCATCATACTGTGCATTTGATGCTCGGATTGCACTTTCCAGAAACCCAGCTAGTTTGAATGAGCTGATACTGTTTGCAGGTTCTGAAAGCTCAGGCCTTACGATATCCATTAGATACTGCACAAAATCGCCTTGCCCAAGGAGCAAATAACGCTTAATTGCAAGACAGTGTTTCTTGAACTTGTACCGCTTGTACATGACATCCATCAAATGCTTATCTATCCTCTTGGCTGCTTCAACCACCAGAGATTCGAGTGCATCAGTCTCGCCATACCCAAGCCCACCTCTCCTAGTTGTAGTCCCAACGACAGCAGCTGCTTCTGTTGCCGTATCAGCCCAACCCTGATCCTCACAACAGACTCTGAGAAAGTTTATTGACTTCCCAGTTCTCAAAATCCTCTGAGCGAGTGATTGTGGGATGAAAGAGGGGAGCATTCCCGCATGGAGCTTGTATCCCTCCTGCCAGAGTGATTCAGCTTTTACGGGCTGTCCCAAAACAAAGAACTCAGCAAAAATGTCATCCAGCTCCCCCTCCAATACCCAACTCCTCACCATTTCAAACAGTGGAGAGCAGACCCGGCGAAGTAGACGTCTCATGAAGTCTTGAACCAAAGGGTCTCCATGCTGGGCGTGCATATGGATTGCACCTGCCATTGCACCGCCCCTCAAAACCCTGCAGCTGTCAACGAGGACAGCCATCAGCCTCATCTTCACCATCGGTTCTGCAAACCAAACCGACAACCTCCTCAGGGAGAGATAATTTCCCGAGATTGGAGTCTCCGAAACTAAAGGGATGGGATTCATCGACTGAGCTTCTAAGACAGCCAACAATTTGTAATACGCAGCAAGCTCGTCTTGCAAAGCCGCGCAAAAGGCTTGCCCGACTGTTCCAACATCCTCAGTAGGGAAACTATCCATGCTCTCCGAGATATAACCTTTGACTTTTCTAAACAACCAACCCAACTCACAGAGCTTCCGAATCATTACTCTGGTGGCTCTCGGCACTTTAATCGAATCCAGGAGCACATAGGCGTCAATACTCTTATTAAACTTCACATACTTGCCGTTAATACCTTGACAAACAAACAAGACATCCCTAACCAGAGCACCCTCAGATACCTCGCTCTCTTCATTCAAAAAATACACAAACTCCCGAAAGGCAATATCCCTAAGATTGTCAGGATCCTTGGATATCAGCAAAACGCCACCACTCCAACCCTTATCGGGGGGCTTCTGGTTCCCAGAGCCGCCGTCGTCTCCGAACAATTCAGGGAGACCGCCAGTGAcggtagaagagagaaaagcgGAGGAGGGAACCCTAGAATCGGTTTTCTTCTCTTTGCGTCGATCTTCGGAGATGACTTTGAGAAGGTAAAGGACGGCCAACTTATTCTGAATGCCGCCGGAGCCGGACTTGGAGGAGAACTTGGTATAGAGATCGGCGAAGATTAGGGCATCAGAGGACTTACCTTGGTTGACGAGATGTCGCTTAATGGATTCGGCCATGGCTGCCTCGTCCATGGATATGGAAGGCGTCATTCGACTGCCTAGGATACGCATTGCGTACTTCagtgccttgttggtgttgaTCGAATGGGTCGACTTTTCTGAATCGTTTCGATTGGGAGAGAGTAACCGCAGAACGAGCTGTTTCACCAGATCCAACACTCTCTGGTCTTCCATGGAGATAGAGAGAGGGCGATCAGATTCAGAGGATCTTCCTTAGTTCTATAGTACTCTAACTACAACTACTACTGCTATTGTTACCACTTCCTCGATCAATACTTCGATGATAGTAGCAGTAACAGTAAGGAGCGAGCGAGAATGCGAAGCTGAAAGTTGAGGGTTCAATCC is part of the Macadamia integrifolia cultivar HAES 741 chromosome 9, SCU_Mint_v3, whole genome shotgun sequence genome and encodes:
- the LOC122087974 gene encoding gamma-tubulin complex component 3 isoform X2 — encoded protein: MEDQRVLDLVKQLVLRLLSPNRNDSEKSTHSINTNKALKYAMRILGSRMTPSISMDEAAMAESIKRHLVNQGKSSDALIFADLYTKFSSKSGSGGIQNKLAVLYLLKVISEDRRKEKKTDSRVPSSAFLSSTVTGGLPELFGDDGGSGNQKPPDKGWSGGVLLISKDPDNLRDIAFREFVYFLNEESEVSEGALVRDVLFVCQGINGKYVKFNKSIDAYVLLDSIKVPRATRVMIRKLCELGWLFRKVKGYISESMDSFPTEDVGTVGQAFCAALQDELAAYYKLLAVLEAQSMNPIPLVSETPISGNYLSLRRLSVWFAEPMVKMRLMAVLVDSCRVLRGGAMAGAIHMHAQHGDPLVQDFMRRLLRRVCSPLFEMVRSWVLEGELDDIFAEFFVLGQPVKAESLWQEGYKLHAGMLPSFIPQSLAQRILRTGKSINFLRVCCEDQGWADTATEAAAVVGTTTRRGGLGYGETDALESLVVEAAKRIDKHLMDVMYKRYKFKKHCLAIKRYLLLGQGDFVQYLMDIVRPELSEPANSISSFKLAGFLESAIRASNAQYDDHDILDRLRVKMMPHGTGDRGWDVFSLEYNARVPLNTVFTESVMARYLRIFNFLWKLRRVEHALIGAWKTMKPNCVSSHFFLKQESSIKLLFTSTLRRCQVLWDEMNHFVSNLQYYIMFEVLEVSWSNFANEMEAAKDLDDLLAAHEKYLHSIVEKSLLGDRSEALYKTLFVLFDIILRFRSHADRLYEGIHELQARTVDSSVSSQSRSRSRSKSNNESSGYGTWAGGGRKALTQRAGEFLRNMQEDLDTIAKEYKSLLEGFIAQLPLQQHVDLKFLLFRFGTIMLRLACWD
- the LOC122087974 gene encoding gamma-tubulin complex component 3 isoform X1, which translates into the protein MEDQRVLDLVKQLVLRLLSPNRNDSEKSTHSINTNKALKYAMRILGSRMTPSISMDEAAMAESIKRHLVNQGKSSDALIFADLYTKFSSKSGSGGIQNKLAVLYLLKVISEDRRKEKKTDSRVPSSAFLSSTVTGGLPELFGDDGGSGNQKPPDKGWSGGVLLISKDPDNLRDIAFREFVYFLNEESEVSEGALVRDVLFVCQGINGKYVKFNKSIDAYVLLDSIKVPRATRVMIRKLCELGWLFRKVKGYISESMDSFPTEDVGTVGQAFCAALQDELAAYYKLLAVLEAQSMNPIPLVSETPISGNYLSLRRLSVWFAEPMVKMRLMAVLVDSCRVLRGGAMAGAIHMHAQHGDPLVQDFMRRLLRRVCSPLFEMVRSWVLEGELDDIFAEFFVLGQPVKAESLWQEGYKLHAGMLPSFIPQSLAQRILRTGKSINFLRVCCEDQGWADTATEAAAVVGTTTRRGGLGYGETDALESLVVEAAKRIDKHLMDVMYKRYKFKKHCLAIKRYLLLGQGDFVQYLMDIVRPELSEPANSISSFKLAGFLESAIRASNAQYDDHDILDRLRVKMMPHGTGDRGWDVFSLEYNARVPLNTVFTESVMARYLRIFNFLWKLRRVEHALIGAWKTMKPNCVSSHFFLKQESSIKLLFTSTLRRCQVLWDEMNHFVSNLQYYIMFEVLEVSWSNFANEMEAAKDLDDLLAAHEKYLHSIVEKSLLGDRSEALYKTLFVLFDIILRFRSHADRLYEGIHELQARTVDSSVSSQSRSRSRSKSNNESSGYGTWAGGGRKALTQRAGEFLRNMQEDLDTIAKEYKSLLEGFIAQLPLQQHVDLKFLLFRLDFTEFYNRQHPSA